In one Bacillus thuringiensis genomic region, the following are encoded:
- a CDS encoding methyl-accepting chemotaxis protein, with translation MNKLFTLEQELVLAAYESEYERMQKEHEKEKELTAMTITHIATELAAVSEKTSSSIQKLTAKSETIVEIAKTGTSLATTSEEKANKGKEQLNQQNKRMGSIQMNMETIITDTHELLNISNKINEIIDIVKSIAEQTNLLALNAAIESARAGEFGKGFSVVAGEIRKLSEQTKESIFNVTKLVEKTNEQITRVSSSVKQISSLVSEGTDSMSATDRYFQEIVQDMSNSKEQNKKIEHELQAISQVMKGIQDDSSQMALTADNLQLELNR, from the coding sequence ATAAATAAATTATTCACTCTTGAACAAGAACTTGTTCTTGCAGCTTATGAATCTGAATATGAAAGAATGCAAAAAGAGCATGAAAAAGAAAAAGAACTAACTGCTATGACAATTACGCATATCGCAACAGAACTAGCTGCTGTATCTGAAAAAACAAGCTCTTCTATTCAAAAACTAACCGCCAAATCTGAAACTATTGTAGAGATCGCTAAAACAGGTACATCATTAGCTACAACATCTGAAGAAAAAGCGAATAAAGGGAAAGAACAATTAAACCAGCAGAATAAACGAATGGGATCTATTCAAATGAATATGGAAACGATTATTACAGATACTCATGAACTTCTTAATATTTCTAACAAAATTAATGAAATCATAGATATTGTTAAATCAATTGCGGAGCAAACAAATTTACTCGCACTAAACGCTGCTATCGAGTCTGCACGTGCTGGAGAATTTGGGAAGGGGTTTTCTGTTGTTGCTGGTGAAATCCGAAAATTATCAGAGCAAACGAAAGAATCTATATTTAACGTTACAAAGCTCGTCGAAAAAACAAATGAACAAATTACCCGTGTCTCGTCTTCCGTGAAACAAATTAGCTCTCTCGTATCGGAAGGAACGGATAGTATGTCGGCAACAGATCGATACTTCCAAGAAATCGTACAAGATATGTCTAACTCAAAAGAACAGAATAAGAAAATTGAACACGAACTACAAGCTATTTCACAAGTAATGAAAGGAATTCAAGATGACTCCTCACAAATGGCTCTAACAGCCGATAATTTGCAACTAGAACTAAATCGATAA
- a CDS encoding ArnT family glycosyltransferase: protein MNHIQTNFSSFFNKIMIGAMLAFFVYSCWAAFETSKQFFGGSTTSVTIILAIFVILILLVTSILQYRFTDKQFLTFLISITIVVRLSMLLFVDAPIIGDMKVMYESAKQIAIGNNIGTVTHLPFIIYESIIIRIFGDTLFALQLFNVLFCAGTSFFIYRIAAMVFGEECGRIASVFYALYIPNIFMSSVLTPESLAIFLFYSACYILLYKGLDHPYMWVFSAILFAFSNMIFPMGLFLPIFITVYVLLIEVFQSATKQKVLLKMIGILILFYSAHFGVNYGIKTMGMSQYTIANETYVQSVLIGKTQHEEKISKNQSVTEHIDQKLKEIEGERFKLLEPIINQFSDEGINSILFKCEKLIYIAVILFMTIALLHFLIKKQQNEGYMLFLFFISGYVLLKLFQVDMAYYNVIMPALFILQSFGIYMSYVYCQKIFFRK, encoded by the coding sequence ATGAATCATATACAAACAAATTTTTCATCTTTCTTCAATAAAATTATGATCGGTGCGATGCTCGCATTTTTTGTTTATAGTTGTTGGGCAGCATTTGAGACAAGTAAGCAATTTTTTGGAGGAAGTACAACAAGTGTAACAATCATATTGGCAATTTTCGTCATACTCATTTTGCTAGTGACATCAATTCTACAATATCGTTTTACAGATAAACAATTTCTTACTTTTCTTATAAGTATAACTATAGTTGTAAGGCTTAGTATGCTGTTATTTGTAGATGCTCCAATAATTGGTGATATGAAAGTGATGTATGAGTCTGCAAAGCAGATTGCAATTGGTAATAATATAGGGACTGTAACTCATTTACCTTTTATTATATATGAGTCAATAATTATTCGTATATTTGGTGATACATTATTCGCTTTACAACTATTTAATGTGTTATTTTGCGCAGGAACCTCATTTTTTATTTATCGTATTGCGGCAATGGTTTTTGGAGAAGAATGCGGTCGTATTGCTTCCGTATTTTATGCTCTGTATATTCCAAATATATTCATGAGTTCCGTATTAACTCCTGAGTCACTTGCAATATTTTTATTTTATTCTGCTTGTTACATACTTTTATATAAAGGATTAGATCATCCTTATATGTGGGTGTTTTCGGCAATTTTATTTGCATTTAGTAATATGATTTTCCCAATGGGATTATTTCTTCCTATTTTTATCACGGTATATGTATTATTAATCGAAGTATTTCAATCAGCAACGAAACAAAAGGTGTTACTAAAGATGATAGGGATACTTATTCTATTTTATAGTGCCCATTTTGGTGTGAATTATGGAATTAAAACAATGGGGATGTCACAATATACGATTGCAAATGAGACGTATGTTCAATCTGTTTTAATTGGAAAAACCCAACATGAGGAAAAAATATCAAAAAATCAAAGTGTAACAGAGCATATTGATCAAAAGTTAAAAGAGATTGAGGGAGAAAGATTTAAACTTTTAGAACCGATAATAAATCAGTTTTCAGATGAGGGGATAAATTCTATTCTTTTCAAATGTGAAAAACTGATATATATAGCAGTAATATTGTTTATGACTATAGCTCTATTACACTTCCTTATTAAGAAACAACAAAATGAGGGATATATGTTGTTCTTATTTTTCATTAGTGGCTACGTATTGTTAAAGCTCTTCCAAGTAGATATGGCATATTACAATGTAATTATGCCAGCATTGTTTATTTTGCAGAGCTTTGGTATTTATATGAGTTATGTGTATTGTCAAAAAATATTTTTCAGAAAATAA